One part of the Anaeromyxobacter sp. Fw109-5 genome encodes these proteins:
- a CDS encoding TatD family hydrolase, which produces MWFDALLHARALRTRDLDDLAFFGVSGALVPSDDTVVPATASAIRAGWDETAAAARRLRRAGLDGHAAVGIHPRCIPLRGLEALLAELPVALDRPEVTAIGAVGLAGGGELEERVFARQLALARELRRPVLVATPWRAKERITRRVLALLREAELDPRRVLVTGADARTVRAVRACGYLAGLSLSATGAPRGPIAEAVRLVRALGPEGLVLGSDAGVAGADLLALPLAADRLAKAGLSEAVVRRVCGGNARAFLGLGAEPRGRRAPARREGGAR; this is translated from the coding sequence ATGTGGTTCGACGCGCTCCTGCACGCGCGCGCGCTCCGGACGCGCGACCTCGACGACCTCGCCTTCTTCGGCGTCTCGGGGGCCCTCGTCCCGTCGGACGACACCGTCGTGCCGGCCACCGCGTCGGCCATCCGCGCCGGCTGGGACGAGACCGCGGCCGCGGCGCGCCGGCTGCGCCGCGCCGGCCTCGACGGGCACGCGGCCGTCGGCATCCACCCGCGGTGCATTCCGCTGCGCGGCCTCGAGGCGCTGCTGGCGGAGCTGCCCGTCGCGCTCGATCGGCCGGAGGTGACGGCCATCGGCGCCGTCGGCCTCGCCGGCGGGGGCGAGCTCGAGGAGCGCGTCTTCGCCCGGCAGCTCGCGCTCGCGCGCGAGCTGCGCCGCCCCGTGCTCGTCGCCACGCCGTGGCGCGCCAAGGAGCGGATCACCCGGCGGGTGCTCGCCCTGCTGCGCGAGGCGGAGCTGGATCCCCGCCGCGTGCTCGTCACGGGCGCCGATGCGCGAACCGTCCGCGCGGTGCGGGCGTGCGGCTACCTCGCCGGCCTCTCGCTCTCCGCCACCGGCGCGCCACGCGGGCCGATCGCGGAGGCGGTGCGGCTCGTGCGCGCGCTCGGGCCGGAGGGGCTCGTGCTGGGCTCGGACGCCGGCGTGGCGGGCGCCGATCTGCTCGCCCTCCCGCTCGCGGCGGACCGGCTCGCGAAGGCGGGGCTCTCCGAGGCGGTGGTGCGGCGGGTGTGCGGCGGCAACGCGCGCGCGTTCCTGGGCCTCGGGGCGGAGCCGCGGGGTCGGCGCGCCCCGGCCCGGCGGGAGGGCGGTGCGCGCTAG
- the moaC gene encoding cyclic pyranopterin monophosphate synthase MoaC: MKMIDVGAKPRTERVAIARGFVAMSRETVARVERGDVEKGDVLAAARLAGVMAAKKTPDLVPLCHPIALSGVETEVEPGPRGVAVTATVRTVDRTGVEMEALAAVAAACLTIYDMLKRYEKGMRIEGLELVEKKGGRSGHWKREDAEARPRRRRSR; this comes from the coding sequence ATGAAGATGATCGACGTCGGCGCGAAGCCGAGGACGGAGCGGGTGGCGATCGCGCGCGGCTTCGTGGCCATGTCGCGGGAGACCGTCGCGCGGGTCGAGCGGGGGGACGTGGAGAAGGGCGACGTCCTCGCCGCCGCCCGGCTCGCCGGGGTCATGGCCGCGAAGAAGACGCCCGACCTCGTCCCGCTCTGCCACCCCATCGCGCTCTCCGGCGTGGAGACGGAGGTGGAGCCGGGACCGCGCGGCGTCGCGGTGACCGCGACGGTGCGCACCGTCGACCGGACCGGCGTCGAGATGGAGGCGCTCGCGGCGGTGGCCGCCGCCTGCCTCACGATCTACGACATGCTGAAGCGGTACGAGAAGGGCATGCGCATCGAGGGGCTGGAGCTCGTGGAGAAGAAGGGCGGCCGGAGCGGCCACTGGAAGCGCGAGGACGCCGAGGCGCGTCCCCGCCGTCGCCGCAGCCGCTAG
- the trxB gene encoding thioredoxin-disulfide reductase, with protein sequence MAQHERLVIIGSGPAGYTAALYAARANLNPLMFEGMQPGGQLTITSEVENFPGFPEGILGPELMELMKKQAERFGTRFELGEVTRVDFTRRPFQLWQEDRLFTADAVVVATGASAKWLAIASEKQYQGRGVSACATCDGFFFRGVDVAVVGGGDTAMEEAIFLTKYATKVYVIHRRSELRASKIMQERAQKNPKVELVLESVVDEILGDGKAVTGVRLRSTKDGSLREVPLKGVFMGIGHEPNTGIFKGQLAMNDVGYLEVRSPSTATSVPGVFAAGDVADPSYRQAISAAGSGCMAAIDAERFLGEHTTETWD encoded by the coding sequence ATGGCCCAGCACGAGAGGCTCGTCATCATCGGTAGCGGCCCCGCCGGCTACACCGCCGCCCTGTACGCCGCGCGCGCGAACCTGAACCCGCTCATGTTCGAGGGGATGCAGCCGGGCGGGCAGCTCACCATCACGAGCGAGGTCGAGAACTTCCCCGGCTTCCCGGAGGGCATCCTCGGGCCCGAGCTCATGGAGCTCATGAAGAAGCAGGCGGAGCGGTTCGGCACGCGCTTCGAGCTGGGTGAGGTGACGCGGGTGGACTTCACGCGACGCCCCTTCCAGCTCTGGCAGGAGGACCGGCTCTTCACCGCCGACGCGGTCGTCGTCGCGACCGGCGCGTCCGCGAAGTGGCTCGCCATCGCCTCGGAGAAGCAGTACCAGGGGCGCGGCGTGTCCGCCTGCGCGACCTGCGACGGGTTCTTCTTCCGCGGCGTGGACGTGGCGGTGGTGGGCGGCGGCGACACCGCGATGGAGGAGGCGATCTTCCTCACCAAGTACGCGACGAAGGTCTACGTGATCCACCGCCGCTCCGAGCTGCGCGCGTCGAAGATCATGCAGGAGCGCGCGCAGAAGAACCCGAAGGTCGAGCTCGTGCTCGAGTCGGTGGTGGACGAGATCCTCGGCGACGGCAAGGCGGTCACGGGCGTGCGGCTCCGCTCCACGAAGGACGGATCGCTGCGCGAGGTGCCGCTCAAGGGCGTCTTCATGGGCATCGGCCACGAGCCGAACACCGGCATCTTCAAGGGCCAGCTCGCCATGAACGACGTGGGCTACCTCGAGGTGAGGTCGCCCTCGACGGCCACGAGCGTCCCGGGCGTCTTCGCCGCGGGCGACGTCGCCGACCCGAGCTACCGCCAGGCGATCAGCGCCGCCGGGTCCGGCTGCATGGCCGCCATCGACGCCGAGCGCTTCCTCGGCGAGCACACGACGGAGACCTGGGACTAG
- a CDS encoding methyltransferase domain-containing protein, which yields MPTAERDVWNPDRYARFAGERRAPFLDLLATIEPRPGMRIVDLGCGSGELTRLAHERLGARETVGVDASAAMLARAAAHAGGGLAFRQGDLAAVDDGPYDLVLSNAALHWVPDHAALLPRLAALLAPGGQLALQIPANEEHPSHAVAREVAREPDLAAALAGFVRQSPVLAPEAYARVLWSLGVSRQRVRVEIYAHPLPEPAAVIEWVRGTLLTDYERRLSPEAYARFLARYRERLLAELPDERPFLYTYRRVFLWARRPPGPSGRAGGAPGIEPSP from the coding sequence TTGCCCACCGCCGAGCGCGACGTCTGGAACCCCGATCGCTACGCCCGCTTCGCCGGCGAGCGGCGGGCGCCGTTCCTCGATCTCCTCGCCACCATCGAGCCGCGGCCGGGCATGCGGATCGTCGATCTCGGCTGTGGCTCGGGCGAGCTCACGCGCCTCGCGCACGAGCGGCTCGGCGCGCGCGAGACCGTCGGCGTGGACGCCTCCGCGGCGATGCTGGCGCGCGCCGCGGCGCACGCGGGCGGCGGGCTCGCCTTCCGCCAGGGCGATCTCGCGGCGGTGGACGACGGGCCGTACGACCTCGTCCTCTCCAACGCCGCCCTGCACTGGGTGCCCGACCACGCGGCCCTCCTGCCGCGGCTCGCGGCGCTCCTCGCGCCGGGCGGGCAGCTCGCGCTGCAGATCCCGGCCAACGAGGAGCACCCGTCGCACGCGGTCGCCCGCGAGGTGGCCCGCGAGCCGGACCTCGCCGCCGCCCTGGCCGGCTTCGTGCGCCAGAGCCCGGTGCTCGCGCCCGAGGCGTACGCGCGGGTCCTGTGGAGCCTCGGCGTCTCCCGCCAGCGGGTGCGGGTGGAGATCTACGCGCACCCCCTGCCCGAGCCGGCCGCGGTGATCGAGTGGGTGCGCGGGACGCTCCTCACCGACTACGAGCGGCGCCTCTCGCCCGAGGCGTACGCGCGCTTCCTGGCGAGGTACCGCGAGCGGCTGCTCGCGGAGCTGCCGGACGAGCGCCCCTTCCTCTACACCTACCGCCGCGTCTTCCTCTGGGCGCGGCGGCCGCCGGGCCCGAGCGGCCGTGCCGGCGGCGCCCCCGGGATCGAACCTTCCCCATGA
- a CDS encoding thioredoxin gives MKSRHLVVAALALALAACQSPRPAQQASNGQAQKQDPKAPVAKIGAQTITAGELDELVKKDLDQLEQQYQEQRYQLRRQALEAMIRKRIVEEKAKAQNLSPEEMVQRDIGAKVAEPSEEELKALYDRAKAGGQQLPPYEQVKPDIARFVKNQKAQGLLAEYYEELKKDAKVEVLLPAYEPPKVEVAATGPSKGPQGAPVTIVEFSDFECPYCVRAEDTVKQVLAAYPDKIRLVYRDFPLPMHARAPKAAEAAHCAGDQGKYWEMHQRLFASSNAIDVPDLKKYAGELKLDQAKFDKCLDSGEKTQVVEEHRKAGEEAGVSGTPAFFINGRMLSGAQPLDAFKKVIDQELASAGK, from the coding sequence ATGAAGAGCCGTCACCTCGTCGTCGCCGCGCTCGCCCTCGCGCTCGCGGCGTGCCAGTCCCCTCGCCCGGCGCAGCAGGCCTCGAACGGCCAGGCGCAGAAGCAGGATCCCAAGGCGCCCGTGGCCAAGATCGGGGCCCAGACGATCACCGCCGGTGAGCTCGACGAGCTCGTGAAGAAGGACCTCGACCAGCTCGAGCAGCAGTACCAGGAGCAGCGCTACCAGCTCCGGCGCCAGGCGCTCGAGGCGATGATCCGCAAGCGCATCGTCGAGGAGAAGGCGAAGGCCCAGAACCTCTCGCCGGAGGAGATGGTCCAGCGGGACATCGGCGCCAAGGTCGCGGAGCCGTCCGAGGAGGAGCTGAAGGCGCTCTACGATCGCGCCAAGGCCGGCGGCCAGCAGCTCCCGCCGTACGAGCAGGTGAAGCCGGACATCGCGCGCTTCGTGAAGAACCAGAAGGCGCAGGGGCTCCTCGCCGAGTACTACGAGGAGCTCAAGAAGGACGCGAAGGTCGAGGTGCTCCTCCCCGCGTACGAGCCGCCCAAGGTGGAGGTCGCGGCGACCGGCCCGTCGAAGGGCCCGCAGGGCGCGCCGGTGACGATCGTCGAGTTCTCCGACTTCGAGTGCCCGTACTGCGTGCGCGCCGAGGACACGGTGAAGCAGGTGCTCGCCGCCTACCCGGACAAGATCCGGCTCGTGTACCGCGACTTCCCGCTGCCCATGCACGCCCGCGCGCCGAAGGCCGCCGAGGCGGCCCACTGCGCCGGCGATCAGGGGAAGTACTGGGAGATGCACCAGCGGCTGTTCGCCTCGAGCAACGCGATCGACGTCCCCGATCTCAAGAAGTACGCGGGCGAGCTGAAGCTCGATCAGGCCAAGTTCGACAAGTGCCTCGACTCCGGCGAGAAGACCCAGGTGGTCGAGGAGCACAGGAAGGCAGGCGAGGAGGCGGGCGTGAGCGGCACGCCGGCGTTCTTCATCAACGGCCGGATGCTCAGCGGCGCCCAGCCCCTCGACGCGTTCAAGAAGGTGATCGACCAGGAGCTGGCGAGCGCGGGCAAGTAG